One genomic window of Desmospora activa DSM 45169 includes the following:
- the ilvC gene encoding ketol-acid reductoisomerase, producing MAQVYYEKETNQEVLNGKTVAVIGYGSQGHAQAQNLRDSGIQVVIGLRPGRSWEQAKQDGFEVLTVDEAVKRADVVQLLMPDEVQARVYQAQVAPNLKPGSALFFSHGFNIHFGQIEPPADVDVVLIAPKGPGHLVRRVFVEGFGVPALIAVHQDASGQAKQLGLAYAWGIGGTRAGVIETTFKEETETDLFGEQAVLCGGVSQLVKQGFETLTDAGYQPEVAYFECLHELKLIVDLMYEEGLAGMRYSISDTAEYGDYVSGKRVVGEASRKAMQEVLADIQDGTFAKRWIAENEAGRKEFNRIREEEATHSLETVGKKLRQTMAWIDKDEKNKVTDPTAVQS from the coding sequence ATGGCACAAGTATACTATGAAAAAGAGACTAATCAGGAAGTATTAAACGGAAAAACAGTAGCGGTGATCGGGTACGGCAGTCAGGGGCATGCCCAGGCTCAAAACTTGCGAGACAGCGGCATTCAAGTGGTGATTGGACTTCGTCCCGGCCGTTCCTGGGAGCAAGCGAAACAGGACGGATTTGAAGTATTGACCGTGGATGAAGCGGTGAAACGTGCTGATGTGGTGCAGCTGTTGATGCCGGATGAGGTGCAGGCACGGGTTTATCAAGCACAGGTGGCACCCAATCTAAAACCGGGATCGGCCCTCTTTTTCTCCCACGGTTTCAACATCCACTTCGGTCAAATTGAGCCGCCAGCAGATGTGGATGTGGTCTTGATTGCGCCAAAGGGGCCAGGTCATTTGGTGCGACGGGTATTTGTAGAAGGGTTTGGCGTTCCCGCTCTAATCGCCGTTCACCAGGATGCTTCCGGGCAAGCGAAACAACTGGGATTGGCGTATGCTTGGGGAATTGGCGGCACCCGTGCCGGTGTGATTGAGACTACGTTTAAGGAAGAGACGGAAACCGACCTCTTCGGTGAGCAAGCTGTTTTATGCGGTGGGGTGAGCCAGTTGGTCAAACAAGGGTTTGAGACTTTGACGGATGCCGGTTATCAACCGGAAGTGGCTTACTTTGAGTGTCTACACGAATTAAAACTGATCGTTGACTTGATGTATGAAGAAGGATTGGCCGGTATGCGTTACTCCATCAGTGATACAGCGGAGTACGGCGATTATGTCAGCGGCAAACGCGTGGTGGGAGAAGCTTCCCGCAAGGCGATGCAAGAAGTGCTGGCAGATATCCAGGACGGCACCTTCGCCAAGCGCTGGATCGCGGAAAATGAAGCGGGACGCAAAGAGTTTAACCGTATCCGTGAAGAAGAAGCGACCCATTCATTGGAGACAGTCGGTAAGAAACTGCGCCAAACGATGGCGTGGATCGATAAGGACGAGAAGAATAAAGTGACGGATCCAACCGCGGTTCAATCCTGA
- a CDS encoding 2-isopropylmalate synthase — protein MRRVQFFDTTLRDGEQSPGVNLSAEEKVTIALQLEKLGIHVIEAGFAASSQGDQEAVRQVGERVKNATVVSLARAVSGDIEKAWTALKSAEAPGIHIFLATSPIHRRYKLNMSQEEVLERAEAAVRLAKQYFPVVEFSTEDGGRTELDFLCRVGERVIAAGADVLNIPDTVGYMTPQEYGNIFRHLKENVKGIEKVRLSAHCHDDLGLAVANSLAAIEAGADQVEGTINGIGERAGNTALEEVAVALSTRNECYGVETGINLKEITRTSRLVSKMTGMLVPGNKAVVGANAFAHESGIHQDGMLKNSATYEIMKPESIGQDGTQLILGKHSGRHAFRDKLTALGYSFDDQQLNQLFVRFKEMTDRKKTIEDDDLVSLVEERLGDGEEIFEFDAIQLSYGNHSLPTASLRLMDHRHNRMVEEAACGSGSVDAIFHAIDRATGEPMELTDYKIVSVTHGKDSLGEVYVKLKRNGTEVQGRGVSTDVLEASARAYIHAVNRILQRAAKQPKAEAVHTS, from the coding sequence ATGCGAAGGGTTCAATTTTTTGATACCACCTTGCGGGACGGTGAGCAGTCCCCGGGAGTAAATCTGAGTGCGGAGGAAAAGGTGACGATCGCCCTTCAGCTGGAGAAGCTCGGTATTCATGTGATCGAGGCCGGTTTTGCAGCGTCCTCCCAGGGAGATCAGGAAGCGGTGCGACAGGTGGGGGAGCGCGTCAAAAACGCCACCGTCGTCAGCTTGGCACGAGCGGTTTCGGGCGATATCGAAAAAGCGTGGACAGCTTTGAAGAGTGCAGAGGCACCAGGGATTCATATCTTTTTGGCGACATCGCCGATCCACCGTCGCTATAAGCTAAATATGAGTCAAGAGGAAGTATTGGAGCGGGCGGAAGCAGCCGTGCGATTGGCGAAACAGTACTTCCCGGTTGTGGAGTTTTCAACAGAGGACGGCGGACGGACCGAGTTGGATTTCTTGTGCCGAGTGGGGGAGCGGGTGATCGCCGCCGGCGCAGATGTCCTCAATATTCCCGACACTGTCGGCTATATGACACCCCAGGAGTACGGAAATATCTTTCGCCATTTAAAGGAAAATGTAAAAGGCATTGAAAAAGTACGGCTATCCGCTCATTGTCACGATGATTTAGGTTTGGCGGTGGCCAACTCCCTTGCCGCCATTGAGGCTGGTGCCGATCAGGTGGAAGGAACGATCAACGGTATCGGCGAACGGGCGGGCAACACGGCTTTAGAAGAGGTAGCGGTAGCCTTATCCACCCGTAATGAGTGTTACGGAGTGGAAACTGGGATCAATCTAAAAGAGATTACCCGTACCAGCCGTCTCGTTAGCAAAATGACAGGGATGTTGGTTCCAGGCAATAAAGCGGTGGTAGGAGCCAACGCCTTTGCCCATGAGTCGGGCATCCATCAAGACGGTATGCTGAAAAACAGCGCTACCTATGAAATTATGAAGCCGGAGAGTATCGGCCAGGACGGAACCCAGTTGATTCTGGGGAAACATTCGGGGCGTCACGCTTTTCGCGATAAACTGACCGCCCTTGGCTACTCCTTTGATGATCAGCAGTTAAATCAATTATTTGTTCGCTTCAAGGAAATGACCGACCGCAAAAAGACGATTGAAGACGATGATCTAGTATCGTTGGTGGAAGAACGGCTAGGAGATGGAGAAGAGATCTTTGAATTTGATGCGATTCAGCTTTCTTACGGCAATCATTCACTACCGACCGCCTCGCTACGCCTGATGGATCACCGTCATAACCGTATGGTGGAGGAAGCGGCGTGTGGCAGCGGATCCGTCGATGCTATTTTCCATGCGATCGATCGGGCGACTGGAGAGCCGATGGAGTTGACGGATTATAAAATCGTCTCTGTCACCCATGGCAAGGATTCTCTGGGAGAAGTATATGTAAAATTGAAGCGAAACGGGACAGAAGTACAAGGTAGGGGCGTCAGTACGGATGTGTTGGAAGCGAGCGCCCGCGCCTATATCCACGCGGTGAACCGTATCCTACAACGGGCAGCAAAACAACCAAAAGCGGAAGCCGTACACACTTCCTAA
- the leuB gene encoding 3-isopropylmalate dehydrogenase — MATDKHIAVLPGDGIGPEIVDEGVKVIKAVGDRFNYNFHFSFNLVGGCAIDELQQPLPEDTLKQCRKADAVLLGAVGGPRWDRNPAHLRPENALLGLRKELGLYANLRPAILYPGLEGSSSLKAEVLKGVDLLVVRELTGGLYFGDKSTEQTDTGLKATDTLVYHEHEIERIVHRAFQLAQGRKKHVTSVDKANVLESSRLWRSVVERIAKEYPDIEVEHMLVDNCAMQMVRRPADFDVIVTENLFGDILSDEAAILTGSIGMLPSASLGEGTFGLYEPVHGSAPDIAGQGLANPVATILSVAMMFRHSFENEEVATIIERAVESVLASGARTADVAAAGESALSSKEMGDRIVEAILHQADSTASMGTR, encoded by the coding sequence ATGGCCACTGACAAACATATCGCGGTTCTGCCCGGAGATGGCATCGGGCCGGAAATCGTGGATGAAGGGGTGAAAGTGATAAAAGCGGTGGGTGACCGCTTTAACTACAACTTTCACTTTTCCTTCAACCTGGTGGGAGGCTGTGCGATCGACGAGCTGCAGCAGCCCCTGCCGGAGGATACGCTAAAACAATGTCGCAAGGCGGATGCCGTGCTTTTGGGAGCGGTGGGAGGCCCGCGCTGGGATCGGAATCCTGCGCATCTGCGCCCGGAAAACGCTTTGCTCGGATTGCGCAAAGAGCTGGGGTTATACGCCAACCTGCGTCCGGCTATTTTATATCCAGGGTTAGAGGGCAGTTCCAGCTTAAAAGCAGAAGTGTTGAAAGGAGTAGACTTGTTGGTGGTGCGGGAGTTAACCGGTGGGCTCTACTTCGGAGACAAATCGACGGAGCAGACGGACACCGGGCTAAAAGCGACCGATACTCTCGTCTATCATGAGCATGAAATCGAACGGATCGTTCATCGCGCCTTCCAGCTGGCCCAAGGCAGAAAGAAGCATGTTACCTCTGTCGATAAGGCCAATGTTCTGGAAAGCTCCCGCCTGTGGCGCAGTGTGGTGGAACGTATCGCCAAAGAGTATCCGGATATTGAAGTGGAGCATATGTTGGTGGACAACTGTGCGATGCAGATGGTGCGCCGCCCGGCTGACTTTGATGTGATTGTGACCGAGAACTTATTTGGCGATATTTTAAGCGATGAGGCAGCGATCCTGACTGGGTCCATCGGCATGTTGCCTTCAGCCAGCTTGGGTGAAGGAACGTTTGGCTTATATGAACCGGTTCACGGCTCAGCACCAGATATTGCCGGCCAAGGGTTGGCCAATCCGGTTGCTACGATTCTGTCGGTTGCGATGATGTTCCGACATTCCTTTGAAAATGAGGAAGTAGCCACAATCATTGAAAGGGCGGTAGAGAGCGTGTTAGCGTCGGGAGCACGTACTGCAGATGTGGCGGCAGCGGGAGAATCAGCCCTCTCCTCAAAAGAGATGGGGGATCGAATTGTGGAAGCGATCCTACATCAGGCAGATTCCACAGCTTCGATGGGCACACGATAA
- a CDS encoding VOC family protein has product MALQFTPFIMLNGNANEAIRFYEQALGAQVVFKQTFGDAPEEESNPPMTEEAKKRIAHSVLVVGEAELFVSDSSPDQPLERGDQVNICITVEDKTKAEQIYEALRPNGKVLLPLQPIYFSPAYGMVTDQFGVTFQIFTKRS; this is encoded by the coding sequence ATGGCTTTACAATTCACCCCTTTTATTATGCTCAATGGCAATGCGAACGAAGCAATTCGATTTTACGAGCAGGCGCTCGGCGCGCAAGTCGTGTTTAAGCAGACGTTTGGAGACGCTCCAGAGGAAGAGAGTAATCCGCCAATGACAGAAGAAGCAAAAAAAAGAATCGCTCATTCCGTGCTAGTTGTTGGCGAAGCTGAACTGTTTGTCAGTGATTCGTCTCCTGACCAGCCGCTGGAGCGCGGAGATCAAGTCAACATTTGTATAACCGTAGAGGACAAGACAAAAGCGGAGCAAATTTATGAAGCATTACGACCAAATGGCAAAGTTCTTTTGCCGCTACAGCCCATCTATTTCAGTCCTGCATATGGAATGGTAACGGACCAGTTTGGAGTTACGTTTCAAATATTCACGAAAAGAAGTTAA